The following proteins are encoded in a genomic region of Cryomorphaceae bacterium:
- a CDS encoding DUF4199 domain-containing protein translates to METTNENIEITARPPFFKTALEKAAVVTGVLIAFTMILYLLELHHNRWVASTSFILMLVLVFSFGRSYALSARKEVFTYGQAFRFLMAIFFLSALMSAVFNYIYFLYIAPETIDMAIEEAYENLMKSGMSEEKAMEIMGMQMMWMNPLSFAATAAISTVLFGMLLSLIMAVFIKQEPKSL, encoded by the coding sequence ATGGAAACAACCAACGAGAACATTGAAATAACGGCGCGTCCGCCTTTTTTTAAAACCGCCCTCGAAAAGGCTGCTGTTGTTACCGGCGTGCTCATTGCTTTTACCATGATTTTGTACTTGCTCGAACTGCATCACAACAGATGGGTTGCTTCCACCTCGTTCATCCTGATGCTGGTTTTGGTCTTTTCGTTTGGTAGAAGCTATGCCCTGAGTGCGCGCAAAGAGGTATTCACCTACGGACAGGCTTTCCGGTTTCTGATGGCCATCTTCTTCCTGTCGGCCCTGATGAGTGCGGTGTTCAACTACATCTACTTTCTGTACATCGCCCCCGAAACCATTGATATGGCCATCGAAGAGGCTTATGAGAACCTGATGAAGTCGGGCATGAGCGAAGAAAAAGCCATGGAAATCATGGGCATGCAGATGATGTGGATGAATCCCTTGAGCTTTGCGGCCACTGCAGCCATCTCCACCGTGCTCTTTGGAATGCTGTTATCTTTGATCATGGCAGTATTCATCAAGCAAGAACCCAAATCGCTGTAA
- the mnmA gene encoding tRNA 2-thiouridine(34) synthase MnmA produces MKRVVVGLSGGVDSSVAAYLLQEQGYEVIGLFMRNWHNDDVTISKSCPWIEDSNDAMLVAQRLGIPFQVIDLSEEYKSRIVDYMFAEYEAGRTPNPDVLCNREIKFDPFLKAAGQLGADYIATGHYCRREETELNGNKVYRLLAGKDPNKDQSYFLCQLSQEQLSRALFPIGHLMKSEVRDIARSLQLETAEKKDSQGLCFVGKVRLPEFLQQQLQPKKGNIIEVMASHPQYNISVNGNWQTLGDEQLLQAVEPWKYVPEDGEVVGEHSGAHYFTIGQRKGLAVGGKAEPLFVIDTDTGLNVIYTGQSDQHPGLYRRGLFVPAGDVHWIRPDLALRPGESRTYDCRIRYRQPLERAHLYCREEGMYIVFEHTQRGVARGQFAAWYNGEELIGSGVIGG; encoded by the coding sequence ATGAAACGCGTGGTGGTTGGTTTATCGGGAGGTGTGGACTCGAGTGTTGCTGCATATTTGCTTCAGGAACAAGGCTATGAGGTGATTGGGTTATTTATGCGCAACTGGCACAACGATGATGTAACCATCTCCAAAAGCTGTCCGTGGATTGAAGACAGCAACGACGCCATGCTCGTGGCACAGCGTCTGGGCATTCCTTTTCAGGTCATTGATTTGAGCGAGGAGTACAAATCGCGCATTGTGGATTACATGTTTGCCGAATACGAAGCCGGGCGAACTCCCAACCCCGACGTGCTTTGCAACCGCGAAATCAAGTTCGACCCATTCTTGAAAGCGGCCGGGCAGCTCGGCGCCGACTACATCGCCACGGGCCACTATTGCCGCCGCGAAGAAACCGAGCTCAACGGCAACAAGGTGTATCGTTTGCTTGCAGGAAAAGACCCCAACAAGGATCAGAGTTATTTTTTGTGTCAGCTCAGCCAGGAGCAACTCTCGCGCGCACTTTTTCCCATTGGGCATCTCATGAAATCTGAGGTGCGCGACATTGCCCGTTCGCTTCAACTGGAAACCGCTGAGAAAAAAGATTCGCAGGGGCTTTGCTTTGTGGGCAAGGTGCGTTTGCCCGAGTTTCTGCAACAACAACTTCAACCCAAAAAAGGCAACATCATTGAGGTGATGGCCTCGCACCCGCAGTACAACATTTCGGTAAACGGAAACTGGCAAACCCTGGGTGATGAGCAATTGCTTCAGGCTGTTGAACCGTGGAAGTACGTACCCGAAGACGGCGAGGTGGTAGGCGAACACAGCGGTGCGCATTACTTCACCATCGGTCAGCGCAAAGGCTTGGCTGTAGGCGGTAAGGCCGAGCCCCTGTTTGTGATTGACACCGATACCGGGCTGAATGTCATCTACACCGGGCAGAGCGATCAACACCCCGGGCTTTATCGTCGCGGACTTTTTGTACCGGCCGGAGATGTGCACTGGATACGGCCCGATTTGGCTCTGAGGCCCGGCGAATCGCGCACCTACGATTGCCGAATCCGCTATCGACAGCCCCTGGAGCGCGCGCACCTCTACTGCCGTGAGGAGGGCATGTACATCGTGTTTGAACACACGCAGCGCGGGGTGGCCCGGGGTCAGTTTGCGGCCTGGTATAACGGCGAGGAGCTAATCGGAAGCGGAGTGATCGGAGGCTGA
- a CDS encoding glycosyltransferase → MVNKPQITVLVPLFNEAESLPELVEWIDKVMRQHNFSYEVLLVDDGSSDESWSVIQQLKMRFSAIRGIRFQRNYGKAAALNVGFANARGEVVITMDADLQDSPDEIPELYRMIHDQGFDLVSGWKRKRYDPISKTLPTKLYNWATRKMSGIHLHDFNCGLKAYRNVVVKNVEVHGDMHRYIPVLAKREGFSRIGEKVVAHQARKYGTSKFGMERFINGFLDLLTVSFVSRFGKKPMHLFGTIGTLSFLVGFVLFAVIGGSKLWSMVQGNPGRNIAELSHFYIALTAMIMGTQLFLAGFIAEMVARNAPNRNNYKIAETIDVSASDHSASD, encoded by the coding sequence ATGGTAAATAAACCGCAGATAACCGTGTTGGTGCCGCTGTTTAACGAGGCGGAGTCCTTGCCTGAGTTGGTGGAGTGGATAGACAAGGTGATGCGCCAGCACAACTTCAGCTACGAGGTTCTGCTGGTGGACGACGGCAGCTCAGACGAAAGCTGGAGTGTGATTCAGCAACTCAAAATGCGATTTTCGGCTATTCGCGGAATACGTTTTCAACGCAACTACGGAAAAGCTGCTGCCCTCAACGTGGGCTTTGCCAATGCCCGTGGCGAAGTGGTGATTACCATGGACGCCGATTTGCAGGATTCACCCGATGAAATTCCTGAGCTTTACCGCATGATTCACGACCAGGGCTTTGATTTGGTTTCCGGTTGGAAGAGAAAACGCTACGACCCGATTTCCAAAACGCTCCCCACCAAGCTCTACAACTGGGCCACACGAAAAATGTCGGGCATTCACCTGCACGATTTCAATTGCGGATTGAAAGCCTACCGCAATGTGGTGGTGAAAAATGTGGAGGTTCACGGCGACATGCATCGGTATATTCCTGTGCTGGCCAAGCGCGAAGGATTTTCGCGCATTGGCGAGAAAGTAGTAGCGCATCAGGCGCGAAAATACGGCACCAGCAAATTCGGAATGGAGCGATTTATCAATGGCTTTCTCGATTTGCTCACCGTTTCGTTTGTGTCTCGCTTTGGCAAAAAGCCCATGCACCTGTTCGGCACCATCGGAACCCTCAGCTTTTTAGTGGGTTTTGTTCTGTTTGCGGTCATCGGAGGAAGCAAGTTGTGGAGCATGGTTCAGGGCAATCCGGGCCGGAACATCGCAGAGCTTTCACACTTTTACATTGCGCTCACAGCCATGATTATGGGAACCCAGCTTTTTTTGGCCGGTTTTATCGCAGAAATGGTGGCCCGAAACGCCCCCAACCGCAACAACTACAAGATTGCCGAAACCATTGACGTTTCAGCCTCCGATCACTCCGCTTCCGATTAG